The region CCACCAGTCCGCAGGCGCCGCACGCCACTCGCCGCCGGGTTCCCTGGTAAGGCAAATGGAACGGCTCCAGCTCGCCCTGCTCGTAGTGTTCGAGAATTTCGCCCGTCTCCGGGTCCATTTTCACATACTGCGGTACCTGTTCCAAAATGGCAAAACGGGTGCGGTTGCTCCTGCAATTTGGACACAAGTAAGGAGTGCTCATCGCATTCCCCCTCCTTTGCTCCTTATAATCTCCAAAAGCATCCAAATGTATGAAATGTGACGAGTCAGGCGGGGCACATCCCCGGCGGGTTATCTTTGCAGGAAACTCCAGGGGTTGACCGTTTCCAGTAGCCCGTCTTTGAATCCGGTCGCCACACCGAAGTGCAGGTGCGGGCCGTACGACTCCCCGGCCGCTCCGACGCGGCCGATCGGTTGGCCCTGCCGGACTTTCTGGCCGGGGCGGACCTGGATGCCCGTTTTGTACATGTGTCCGTAGACAGTCATCAAACCGGACTCGTGGCGGATGACGATCCAATTGCCAAATCCCTGCGCGGGTCCGGCGAACAGGACAACGCCGTCCGCCGCCGCGTGGATCGGATCGCCCAGTTCGGCCGCCACGTCGATCCCGCCGTGGAACTCGATCTCCCCGTTCAACTCCCGCCAACCGTATTCGGATGACACCTCTTTGGTGGACGGAACGGGCCACGCCAGCAGTCCGGCCAATTGTTCCAGATTGAGATTGTCGATCGCCCCCTGTCGGTGCGAAACGCCGGTCGCTTTGGTGATCTGGTCCGAAACGGTTCGGGCAGTCCGGGAAAGCTGTTTCTCCTTCGTCTCCAGTTGCGCTTTCTCTTGGACCAACCGGTTGCGCAGGGCGAGATCGCTTTGTTTCTGTTGTTCAACCGCCAGTGCTGGCCATGTGGAGCTTTCCAATGCGGCCGCCAGCGTGAGGTAGACGATCGTGTACCGCTCGGTCATCGTCCGGATGGTTTGCTCCGCTTCCGCCGCCTGCAGGCCGCTGTTCGTCTTTTGG is a window of Effusibacillus pohliae DSM 22757 DNA encoding:
- a CDS encoding M23 family metallopeptidase; translated protein: MRFGKIGLFCSVLLLADAGQTLASGSDAPVRQPVPDLILQDQILQQQVKQVHQQLINTIDQIKQIDSRTQKTNSGLQAAEAEQTIRTMTERYTIVYLTLAAALESSTWPALAVEQQKQSDLALRNRLVQEKAQLETKEKQLSRTARTVSDQITKATGVSHRQGAIDNLNLEQLAGLLAWPVPSTKEVSSEYGWRELNGEIEFHGGIDVAAELGDPIHAAADGVVLFAGPAQGFGNWIVIRHESGLMTVYGHMYKTGIQVRPGQKVRQGQPIGRVGAAGESYGPHLHFGVATGFKDGLLETVNPWSFLQR